DNA from Elaeis guineensis isolate ETL-2024a chromosome 2, EG11, whole genome shotgun sequence:
GCGGCACTGGAGATGGAGGACAGGAAGAAGGGCTAAGAAAGACTTGTTTTGGCACAAAAGCAACTTTTCTCCATTTCTTTTATAATTGCGATAGATTAGGTTCCAGTTTCTATTTAGGATAGAGTTTCCAAAAGGGTTCTTTTGCAAAAGTAGCATCGTCCAACATTTTATGTAGCACAATAGCAGCAAAAATATTTCATTTAGCAAAATAGACCAGATGCGGCATATTTTACCTCAACCGAACCTGGATCGAACCCACCAGCCAGGACCTGACCACCGGCAGGCCGAATACCGAGATACTTTGTTCGGGTTCAGGGGCCACGCTAGGTATATACACGAGTCTAGCGCTAAAAAGGTCTACAGGCTTCAAAGTTAAGCCCAAACCTGATCCGAATCAACTCAGGCTTAGTCCATTGCCAAATCCAAAATCGGCCGGGCAGACGAGCCTCAGGCTGGCTGCCAGCCCTACCCGAATGACAAAATCATATGCGaaactaattagattaaaaaacatAATAATAGAAATGTCATGCGCTTAGCTCCAGCAAACAGAATAATCTACTTTgtaccaaagaaaaaaagaaaaaaacagaaTGATCTACTCATGACCGGCACCGTCAATAGCATTCAAAGTTAAATCATCAACAATAAAAACATTACAGAAGAGTGCATAAGCATAAAGTAAGAGCAACAATCAGTACTGGTGGGAAATGATGTTCGGccaccacttagatgatagataGACAACCTCAAACCAATATCTCTGCCTACAGGATAGCTCCTACACGATGAGAATCTTAAGCTTCCAAAACCAAAATTATGGATAATTATAAAATGTCGAAGTTTCCCAAACTAGGAGGTCACTCATCCTCCTGGCTGCGAAGCCTAGCAAGCTTGTTGGTGACAACAATGTCCAGCTGTGCAGCTCGCTCTACGATGTCCTTGCGCTTCCTTGTTGAGACATCGTGTGCAATTTCAGCACAGTAAGTCCTAGAGAGAGTCATTGAAGTTAAGCAAGgtgagataaaatttttaaaacacaaAAGACATAAATCTAGGATCCCCAATTTTATTAGCAAatttcttacaaaaaaaaaaaaaggcagggAAATAAACTATTAAACAGAAGCAGAACTTAGAAGTGCAGGTTGTAACTAATAAGCTACAAAAATTAGCcccgttttttaaaaaaatccatgcTCCTAATGACAAAAGTCAAGGAACCCTCCAAAATCTCTAACTCCATTTCAGGAGTCATTTACCTTTTTTCCAAGAGCAAGGTTGCTCTTTAGCTTCTGATAAATATACTACTGATAATATGTACACACTTTATTTATCACCTTTTAAGCTGGCAGAAGGGTGTCTTTTTTCGTGCAAGACCAGAGGAGTATCTGATAATATAAGTGAAGAAAGAAAACTGCAATAACCCAAGAAGCATACATCCCGTAAAATTGCCCTTTGACATACTCCTACCAATCAAAACGTACATTATAATTAAGCACACTGTTTGCATACACGCATCATGCACATCTGCCCAGGACAGATGCTAAATATCCAGCCCATCTGATCTCTACCATCTAtaacatgcatctacatatcgtaGAATGCtggtagaagaagaagaaaagacaaAACAATACATACCTGTTGTGCATCATAAGCAACTCCAGCTCAGACACATTGTGAACCACAAACTTCTTGAAATGGTTGGGCAGGTAATGCCGGGTCTTCTTGTCAGATCCATAACCAATATTGGGCATCAATGTACATCCCTTGAACTTCCTTCTCACACGAGAATCAATGCCCTTGGGCCTACGCCagtttggctatcaaataagaaaCTCAACCATGTTAATGAAGAAAAACTGAAACAAAGAAGCATTGTTTCATAGGCTTCAGAGATAAAAGACAACACATGATGCCAAGGCTCGTGGCAGCTAGTTAAACCCTCTGGGTCTTAACAAAAATATAGAACCCATAAAGTCATAAGCCACTACATCATGACAAACCTGTATATTCTTCAACAAGTGCTTCAAATTACAGCCCTCTTGAATTCTTACCAGTGATTCAGTTCAAAGATTGCAACTAAATGGTGCAACCTGATATCATCTCAAACTGGATAAACCACAATGTTGTCCCACATGgaactcttttcaaaaatataaattctcaaaaaatttgaaagacctagtaaatttttttttaaaaaaaaaatcctctcatTAAAAAGATCTCAGCAGGCTAGAGGTAATGAAGCAACTTGATCATAATTTCCTAAGCACTAAAGTCAGCTAAATTGTCAGAAAACACCTCCAAACTTCAAAGAAGAGACTCTTCCCATCACAAATCAACAGGCCTCTCAGCAAAATTTCCAACGTAAAAACAGAGAATATGCAGTCCCAACATATCTTCCATGACATAACTTTCATGTGCCAAAAAATGCATCAAATAATAAGTGAAAGGAAATTGCATAAAGTATACCAGCAGTAGACCATATTACAGTTTAAAAGAGAAGAACTAGGCTCCTGATCAAGGACAATCTGAGTCATATATCTACCAAACAAATGTTATGATCATGTTTAGAGTGCTAAAACAAAACCAAATGAATTAAGATAATAAAACAAACAAAAATCATTTAACAAAAACATAATTCTTATCTCAAACAAGAGTCTCTATCAGTAGCATATAGTTTTAGTTATAAATTTATACCAGAAAGCTAGTGTTGGTGTCAATGCAATATAGAAAAATCACTTGATAGGGATCAGGACTTCCTGATCAAGAATACACATTAAAATTAGAAAACAAAATCCAAAAAGCATTGACGTACCCCACAGATCCTACTCTGGCAGTATGCCATCTCCACCAAAGCAATCAAAATGTGCTTCTCAAAGACAACACAGGCATTGTACCACTTTTCATGATTAGTGAGCTCGCAAAGAGGCAAGTTAACTAAAGTGCTCATGACCAaccttaattaaaataattaggaaCTTTTGGGTTGATTCAACTATCTAGAATCTAAGTCTAGAATGTGACTGGAAACCCATCAACCCAAAAgtttgatgataaaaaaattaaatatatgtcatCCTGACCCAGAGGAATTATACATTCCTTTCTTAACTATGAGGATGAAACTAATGCATTTCTCAATGATGATATCCATGTCGATGATGTTATGCTTGCTCAGCGGTCATTTACCTCAGGAAACCCAATCTTCATACCTGCAACTACACGTCTACAAAGGAGTTCAACTGACCAACTGTAAGATTCATCCACAAGGTCTTTTAAAGAGATAATTAGAAGCATAGCTTATCACATCTAACtaaatagtcccttcaccaaagttCTCATGCCTGTTACTTTCTCAAGAGCAACCAGCTTTCGAAGATTGTAAATCATCTTCATGTGCTAGAAGTCTTTGCAAATCCTCATACAAATCCACATGACACTCAGTTTGAAGCTTTTCCTTCATTCACAGTCTCAAGTTTATTCAACGTAGCATCATGGAAGAGGACAGATTTTAGGAGGGTCATTACTGATTAAGCCTAGTATTCACCATTCAAACACAAGGTTACAAGCTCTTTTAATCAATGACAGATTTACTGGAACTTCATAATGGCTCGCCGATTATAAACTGCGACCATGTATCCTTGTAACTCTCATAGATATAACATCTCACATAAGATAACTAAATTATCtaaagaagagaaacgaaagggCTATACTAGCATGCAACACTTCCTAGAAACGCGGATCTTGACAGGAGCATCAGAAAATGTAGAACTAAGTTACGTACTTctttgaaaacaaaaaaaataacgctccaaaaaggaaaaaaaaaaaaacctgaacAATTAGACACAGGAATCCATAGAACTACCAATCGAATGAAAACCAAATCTCATCATTTCCGTATCACTTCAAAAGAATATcacaaaaatagagaaaagacggaaaaaaaaagagagatttacCTTGACGCAAATCTTGCGGTCGCTCTGGGCCCTCTTAAACTTCTTGACACGCTTCTTAACGATCCTCTTCGCCAGCAACGGAACCGCCATTTCTTCACCACGAAAAACAGCAAATATCATAAGAAATCTGGACTCTTGAACAACGCCGAGGGGAAGAAAGCCCTAACATCTATAACAATAAAAATCTCCAAAACACAGAAGAAAACAGGAtccatgaaatcaaataattGCAAACAATACTTGAGGCCGTGTAAGATCAATTCCAAGCGGTCAAGCAGTCACAAATTCCGCTTGAGACGATACTAGGATTCGACATACCAAGCAAAAGACACGTAGAAAAACAAGAGAATACCTTCGGATCGCGGCGGAAACCCTAGCcctagaaaaaagagagaagaggggagagagtTCCAACGAGTGCGGCGACCCCGAACCCCACTTATTAAGCGATGGAGAAGTTAGGGTTTTTGGGTGGGTGGGGGAGGCGCAGGGTCCTGCAACccgcccgcggtgcacaaagagtTTCCCCAACTCTCAACCCGAATCCAACCAGTTCGATCGGCCTGGACGAAGACTCCCTCAATCTGGGTTTTGGTTTGGGCCACAAAATCAGAATGTGGTCCGATCACAGCCCAATATGGTCCAATCGGACACAAAATATGTATTTGTATTCCacatcatatcatatatatatatatatatatacacacacacacatatacacatatacatacatacatatatatatatatatatatatatatatatatatatatatatatatatatatatatatatacacacatatacacatatacatatatatatatatatatatattgttggatataaaatattcGTCAGCCGAAGTTCGTGGCGGGAGTGATCCTCcgaggatccaactgactttcgaccttcgacaacatctcttcaaacctcccgggtggCCGAGCCTCTGCcgtactcccaagttttgccgacgggcaggaccccgccagcatcgaccgggttcttcgcgacgtccggactcctaagggagccggacctcgcccacgacttcaccagcaggctccgtccggactcctacggaagccggacctcgcccacgacttcacctgcaggctcctcccgggctcctacgggagccggactccgcccacgactccagctgcaggtaaacttcgtccggactcctacgggagccggactttgtccctgactctaattgcaggtaagctttgtccggactcctacgggagccggacctcgcccatgacttcacctgcaggctccgcccgggctcctacgggagccggactccgcccacgactcccgctgcaggtaaacttcgtccggactcctacgggagccggacttcgtccctgactctaattgcaggtaagctttgtccggactcctacgggagccggacctcgcccacgacttcacctgcaggctccgcccgggctcctacgggagccggactccgcccacgactcccgctgcaggtaaacttcgtccggacttctacgggagccggacttcatccctaactctaattgcaggtaagctttgtccggactcctacgggagccggacctcgcccacgacttcacctgcaggctccgcccgggctcctacaggagccggactccgcccatgactccagctgcaggtaaacttcgtccgaactcctacgggagccggacttcgtccctgactctaattgcaggtaaacttcgtccggactcctacgggagccggacttcactatcaattccaattgcaggtagacttcgcccgaactcctatgggagccagacttcgtctccgacttcaacttaaagaagactccgtccgggctcctgcgagagccggactccaagctcctctcagacagatagctagccacctctctccagctacggactccaatcgaacttcagccgacaagtctggactccctggcaggccgtagtaatggccacgattctgctccactcccttcgacgaatcctacgcggctccattactccctgcggcggatcctatgcagctccattactccctggcaggccgcagtaatggcacagcactgctccactttctgcgacggataccacgtgaTTCCTCCAtctcctggcaagtcacgacaacggacgccgctccacttcctgcggcagactccacgtggcacgcttcggtgatagccacgggtctactccactactcttcgcaacaaacttcgcctgaccctgggcagcccactaccagatggttacagatgtcgctatcagcttgctgcc
Protein-coding regions in this window:
- the LOC105036305 gene encoding large ribosomal subunit protein eL32z, giving the protein MAVPLLAKRIVKKRVKKFKRAQSDRKICVKPNWRRPKGIDSRVRRKFKGCTLMPNIGYGSDKKTRHYLPNHFKKFVVHNVSELELLMMHNRTYCAEIAHDVSTRKRKDIVERAAQLDIVVTNKLARLRSQEDE